In Nocardia yunnanensis, one DNA window encodes the following:
- a CDS encoding glycosyltransferase 87 family protein: MAIARGGYYGGAGNREAQALGVSMPVSAFDRVAVTQEAGSPRPVIPLPVVWGVTILGALAGWYYLGQLAAAPRMMMHLVDLGAYQVAGDRVGHGISVYDSPLRGHTRGVFEFVYTPFAALLFAPLAWIHGSVFTWVGGLTNFALLTGSVWATLAVLGYRRDRRLLILGPPIAALLLSCEPIRETVGFGQVNILLLLLVLADMALPDSSRYKGALTGVAAGIKLTPAFFVLYLLVTRRFRAAATAVGALIATMLVGLAVLPRDSLTFWSGAFADPTRVGVPENPQNESLRGMIARTLGAAGGLQILWLAAALAIAAICLLLARRLWATGRELPAVTLCGLTSTVISPYSWIHHWVWLAPLLIYLAHLAIRSRDALTLAGLLVVFAVTSGGVMDLFDLHYGSVFDLPGGGRLGVLDHNAYIWLTLALFAATALRVRGERGAPAKPADASQVEPPTATAPARSRVGTGSSTP; the protein is encoded by the coding sequence GTGGCGATCGCGCGCGGGGGTTACTACGGTGGGGCGGGCAATCGGGAAGCCCAAGCACTGGGGGTGAGCATGCCGGTATCGGCGTTCGATCGGGTGGCGGTCACACAGGAAGCCGGGTCGCCGCGGCCGGTGATCCCGCTACCGGTCGTCTGGGGCGTGACGATCCTGGGCGCCCTGGCGGGCTGGTACTACCTCGGGCAGCTCGCCGCCGCCCCGCGCATGATGATGCATCTGGTCGATCTGGGCGCCTACCAGGTGGCGGGCGATCGGGTGGGGCACGGAATCTCGGTGTACGACAGCCCTTTGCGCGGGCACACCCGCGGGGTCTTCGAATTCGTCTACACCCCGTTCGCGGCACTGCTGTTCGCGCCTCTGGCCTGGATCCACGGATCGGTGTTCACCTGGGTCGGTGGCCTGACCAACTTCGCCCTGTTGACCGGTTCGGTGTGGGCGACGCTGGCGGTGCTCGGCTACCGCCGTGATCGACGCCTGCTGATCCTGGGCCCGCCGATCGCGGCACTGCTGCTGTCGTGCGAGCCGATTCGCGAAACCGTCGGCTTCGGTCAGGTCAACATCCTGCTGCTGTTGCTCGTGCTGGCCGATATGGCGCTGCCGGATTCCTCCCGGTACAAGGGCGCGCTCACCGGCGTCGCGGCCGGCATCAAGCTGACGCCGGCGTTCTTCGTGCTCTACCTGCTGGTGACCCGGCGATTCCGGGCCGCCGCCACCGCCGTCGGCGCCCTGATCGCCACCATGCTGGTGGGATTGGCTGTCCTGCCGCGGGATTCGCTGACCTTCTGGAGCGGCGCGTTCGCCGACCCCACCCGGGTCGGGGTCCCGGAGAATCCGCAGAACGAATCCTTGCGCGGCATGATCGCCCGCACCCTGGGCGCGGCCGGCGGCCTGCAAATCCTGTGGCTGGCAGCCGCTCTCGCGATCGCGGCGATCTGCCTGCTGCTGGCCCGCCGACTCTGGGCGACCGGCCGGGAACTGCCGGCCGTCACCCTGTGCGGACTGACCAGCACCGTCATCTCCCCCTACAGCTGGATCCACCACTGGGTGTGGCTGGCTCCCCTGCTGATCTACCTGGCGCACCTGGCGATTCGCTCCCGCGACGCTCTCACGCTCGCCGGTCTGCTGGTCGTCTTCGCCGTCACCTCCGGCGGCGTCATGGACCTGTTCGACCTGCACTACGGCAGCGTCTTCGACCTGCCCGGCGGCGGCCGGCTCGGCGTGCTCGACCACAACGCCTACATCTGGCTGACCCTGGCCTTGTTCGCCGCGACAGCCCTGCGGGTGCGCGGCGAGCGAGGCGCGCCCGCGAAACCGGCTGACGCCTCGCAGGTCGAACCGCCTACCGCAACGGCTCCCGCGCGTTCCCGAGTCGGCACCGGGTCATCGACGCCCTGA
- a CDS encoding MFS transporter gives MRPGVVAPSQSDIRHTPGDTPPRSTFGSLRIRNYRLFFTGQVISNIGTWMQRIAQDWLVLSLTGSAAAVGITTALQFLPMLLFGLYGGVLVDRLPKRPLLLFTQSAMGATGLVLGVLTLTGHVQVWHVYATAFVLGLVTVVDNPARQTFVSEMVGPDQLANAVSLNSANFQSARLVGPAVAGVLIGAIGSGYAFVFNGLSFLAPIAALLLMRATELREVERAPRGKGQLREGLRYVASRPELIWPIVLVGFIGTFGFNFAIWLTAFTHTVFHSGAQTYGLLNTLMAAGSLAGALLAARRATSRLRTLVIAALVFGVLEIVAAVTPSFWLFALLLVPIGMAGLTVNVTANSSIQMATDPAMRGRVMALFMMVFTGGTPIGAPLVGWITDTYGARIGFAVGGAVSALAALAVGLILARIAGLKLRELHVPSTWREMTDPGALQQDSSEIELVPEPVAQPTNPCHTRDRADVRRDISTGPRHTWVRPGATRPSTKPGVDRAVPNACAYPRVHGPSHRQDVADGSDVIGVAPTCDRSAVRRSAR, from the coding sequence GTGAGGCCGGGAGTCGTAGCGCCATCCCAGTCCGACATTCGACACACCCCCGGCGACACTCCCCCGCGCAGCACGTTCGGTTCGCTGCGAATTCGCAATTACCGCCTGTTCTTCACCGGACAGGTGATCTCCAATATCGGCACCTGGATGCAGCGGATCGCGCAGGACTGGCTGGTGCTCAGCCTCACCGGATCCGCCGCCGCGGTCGGCATCACGACCGCGCTGCAGTTTCTGCCCATGCTGTTGTTCGGCCTCTACGGTGGCGTGCTGGTGGACCGGCTGCCCAAGCGGCCGCTGCTGTTGTTCACCCAGTCCGCGATGGGCGCGACCGGTCTCGTGCTCGGCGTGCTCACACTCACCGGCCATGTGCAGGTCTGGCATGTGTACGCGACCGCTTTCGTGCTCGGCCTGGTCACCGTCGTCGACAATCCGGCCCGCCAGACCTTCGTCTCGGAGATGGTCGGCCCCGACCAGCTGGCGAACGCGGTGAGCTTGAATTCCGCCAATTTCCAATCCGCCCGCCTCGTCGGTCCCGCCGTCGCCGGCGTTCTGATCGGCGCGATCGGCAGCGGCTACGCGTTCGTGTTCAACGGACTGTCGTTCCTGGCCCCGATCGCCGCTCTGCTGTTGATGCGCGCCACCGAACTGCGTGAGGTCGAGCGCGCCCCGCGCGGCAAAGGCCAGCTGCGCGAGGGCCTGCGCTACGTCGCGAGCCGCCCAGAACTGATCTGGCCGATCGTGCTGGTCGGCTTCATCGGCACCTTCGGATTCAACTTCGCGATCTGGCTGACCGCCTTCACCCACACCGTCTTCCATTCCGGCGCACAGACATACGGCCTGCTCAACACCTTGATGGCGGCCGGTTCCCTGGCCGGCGCGCTGCTGGCGGCCCGCCGCGCCACCTCGCGCCTGCGCACGCTGGTCATCGCGGCGCTGGTCTTCGGCGTCCTCGAGATCGTGGCCGCCGTGACACCGTCGTTCTGGCTGTTCGCGCTGCTGCTCGTCCCCATCGGCATGGCCGGGCTCACGGTGAACGTCACCGCCAACTCCTCCATCCAGATGGCCACCGACCCGGCCATGCGCGGCCGCGTCATGGCCCTGTTCATGATGGTGTTCACCGGCGGCACCCCGATCGGCGCGCCTCTGGTCGGCTGGATCACCGACACCTACGGCGCTCGCATCGGATTTGCGGTCGGCGGCGCGGTCTCGGCGCTGGCCGCGCTGGCCGTCGGCCTGATCCTGGCCCGGATCGCAGGCCTGAAGCTGCGCGAACTGCACGTTCCGTCGACGTGGCGGGAAATGACCGATCCCGGTGCACTGCAACAGGACAGCAGCGAGATCGAACTCGTGCCCGAGCCGGTCGCCCAGCCGACAAATCCCTGCCACACTCGCGACCGCGCCGACGTCCGCCGCGACATCTCCACCGGCCCACGGCACACCTGGGTCCGCCCCGGAGCCACCCGGCCCTCCACGAAACCCGGTGTGGATCGGGCCGTTCCGAACGCCTGTGCCTACCCCCGGGTCCACGGGCCGAGTCACCGGCAGGACGTCGCGGACGGGTCCGACGTAATCGGCGTCGCGCCTACGTGTGATCGGTCCGCTGTCCGGCGATCAGCGCGGTGA
- a CDS encoding TetR/AcrR family transcriptional regulator, whose protein sequence is MDGRTARAARNRQAVLDAALALMEEGNLQPTAQSVAERAGVATRSVFHHFADLESLYLDAAQTQIERHWLPLLRPVNGSLEQRIDGLLKLRAELYERISGTRRAAQLREHESPVLAERLGLSRAALRAHLRENLPELEELAPPAREAVFVAGAWETWEVLRRHQGLSIPAARAAVAATLTALIAGQRTDHT, encoded by the coding sequence ATGGACGGACGCACCGCTCGGGCGGCACGAAATCGGCAGGCGGTGCTCGATGCCGCGCTGGCGCTCATGGAAGAAGGCAACCTGCAGCCGACCGCGCAGTCGGTGGCCGAACGCGCGGGGGTCGCGACGCGGTCGGTGTTCCACCACTTCGCCGATCTGGAGTCGCTGTATCTGGATGCCGCGCAGACCCAGATCGAACGGCATTGGCTGCCGTTGCTGCGGCCGGTGAACGGGTCGCTCGAGCAGCGCATCGACGGCCTGCTGAAGCTACGCGCCGAACTCTACGAACGCATTTCCGGCACCCGGCGGGCCGCGCAGTTGCGCGAGCACGAATCCCCGGTGCTCGCCGAACGATTGGGCCTCAGCCGCGCCGCGCTACGCGCGCACCTGCGCGAGAATCTGCCCGAGCTCGAGGAACTCGCGCCGCCGGCTCGGGAGGCGGTGTTCGTGGCGGGGGCGTGGGAGACCTGGGAGGTGCTGCGCCGGCATCAGGGGCTGTCCATTCCGGCCGCGCGGGCCGCCGTCGCCGCCACCCTCACCGCGCTGATCGCCGGACAGCGGACCGATCACACGTAG
- a CDS encoding sulfatase-like hydrolase/transferase has protein sequence MSISRRGFFGGGALAATAALTTGRAAATPRRDAHPDRPNILVVIVDEMRAPVWFPDQDTLDAILPNIAALRRKSVSFEQHYTAANDCTPARGVMLTGLYSHQTGCLSTSTSQLSAGFPTWGTLLRERGYATSWWGKWHLGHESDTIPGGLDRYGFDGGTYPSPNGAPDQGLQMDARIVDQFVDFLDADAAQGPWCTTVSLVNPHDIQWWPRFTRRTMAVNAIPRWLTDLPGNHETLEQLSRKPRLQTALVQVSALTFGLAPYGTPDADREWIDMRNLYLWYQQQVDAQIGRVLAALAARPEVEANTIVVFTSDHGDYAGSHGLHGKGGAAYDEAIHVPLFLHDPRGQFTAAPGSRTQLTSSVDLAPLLLTLGTGGTAWRGEDRYRHLAGRHDIAAVARDPGAPGRPWILHTTDEHSIEEAAVRFDQDAPGHLIALRTPDAKFVRYSHWVPGSARIDAAESEDFELYDYSTRDGALELDNIAADDGALRDRMSRLHEAAVDAELHQPLPDSLRAAQEEGWADYQAEIAKPFGEQLSDFLRDGIGAK, from the coding sequence GTGTCGATCAGCAGACGCGGATTCTTCGGCGGCGGCGCCCTGGCGGCCACCGCCGCACTGACCACCGGCAGGGCCGCGGCCACACCTCGCCGGGACGCTCACCCCGACCGGCCCAACATTCTGGTCGTCATCGTCGACGAGATGCGGGCCCCGGTCTGGTTCCCCGACCAGGACACCCTCGACGCCATCCTGCCGAATATCGCGGCGCTGCGGCGCAAGTCGGTGTCGTTCGAGCAGCACTACACCGCCGCCAACGACTGCACGCCCGCGCGCGGGGTCATGCTGACCGGGCTCTACTCCCATCAGACCGGCTGCCTGTCGACCTCCACCTCCCAGCTGTCGGCGGGCTTCCCCACCTGGGGCACCCTGCTGCGCGAGCGGGGTTACGCCACCAGCTGGTGGGGCAAATGGCATCTGGGCCACGAATCCGACACCATCCCCGGCGGTTTGGACCGCTACGGATTCGACGGCGGCACCTACCCGTCCCCCAACGGCGCTCCCGATCAGGGCCTGCAGATGGACGCCCGGATCGTCGACCAGTTCGTGGATTTCCTGGACGCCGATGCGGCGCAAGGCCCGTGGTGCACGACGGTGTCGCTGGTGAACCCGCACGACATCCAGTGGTGGCCCCGATTCACTCGACGCACCATGGCAGTCAATGCCATTCCCCGCTGGCTGACCGATCTGCCTGGCAATCACGAGACCCTCGAACAGCTTTCCCGCAAGCCCCGGCTGCAGACGGCGCTGGTGCAGGTGTCGGCGCTGACCTTCGGTCTGGCCCCCTACGGCACCCCCGACGCCGACCGGGAGTGGATCGACATGCGCAATCTGTATCTGTGGTACCAGCAGCAGGTGGACGCCCAAATCGGCCGGGTCCTGGCGGCTTTGGCGGCGCGCCCTGAGGTGGAGGCCAACACCATCGTCGTCTTCACCTCCGACCACGGCGATTACGCGGGCTCGCACGGTCTGCACGGCAAGGGCGGCGCGGCCTACGACGAGGCGATCCACGTCCCGCTGTTCCTCCACGATCCGCGCGGCCAGTTCACCGCCGCTCCGGGCAGCCGTACCCAGCTGACCTCGAGCGTCGACCTGGCACCGCTGCTGCTGACCCTCGGCACCGGCGGCACCGCCTGGCGCGGCGAGGATCGCTACCGTCATCTGGCGGGCCGCCACGATATCGCCGCGGTCGCCCGAGATCCCGGCGCTCCCGGTCGCCCGTGGATTCTGCACACCACCGACGAGCATTCCATCGAGGAGGCCGCGGTCCGTTTCGATCAGGACGCGCCTGGCCACCTGATCGCCCTGCGCACCCCGGACGCGAAGTTCGTGCGCTACTCGCACTGGGTGCCGGGTTCGGCGCGGATCGACGCCGCGGAGTCCGAGGATTTCGAACTCTACGACTATTCGACCCGCGACGGCGCCCTGGAACTGGACAATATCGCCGCCGACGATGGTGCGCTGCGGGACCGCATGAGCCGCTTGCACGAGGCGGCAGTCGATGCGGAATTGCATCAGCCGCTACCGGATTCGCTGCGCGCGGCTCAGGAGGAGGGCTGGGCCGACTATCAGGCCGAGATCGCCAAACCCTTCGGCGAGCAGCTCAGCGATTTCCTGCGCGACGGCATCGGCGCGAAATAG